From Procambarus clarkii isolate CNS0578487 chromosome 14, FALCON_Pclarkii_2.0, whole genome shotgun sequence:
gtTTAGATAGTTTCTAAAAAGGGCAAGTAAAGAAGGCATGAGAAAATATTGTAAGGTGTAGGTAGCCTCTATGGTCACGAAGTAAAAAAAAACTGTCGGACTAAAGTACCcttttcctaacctaccagaagacccaaaacagaaaacgggacagtatgccaATTTCGCGAACTGCTaccgttttctagtacgacaatttttggccttaggtagaatatacgtcaaaatgcgacgttctattaggaggacggattgCCTGGAGAGGGTCACACAGGTACATAATAGGTGAAGGAAGGACAAAAAGTGGTTTACCCAGAAATATCAGTGCAGACAAggagtcacattaacgtggctgaagtatgttgaccagaccacacactagaaattgatgggacgacgacgtttcggtccgtcctggaccattctcaagtcgattgtgaaattgTCATTcacaatcggcttgagaatggtccaggacggaccgaaacgtcgtcgtcccttcaccttctagtgtgtgctcAACAGAAATATCAGTGTTGTATTTGTAGGTGTATGTGTGATTAAGTGTTAGTGGGAAAAAAACAACAGCTTGTGTCGTCAAAACTTGCAAGTCCTCaaacattattttcatgttttccaTCCCCGGGCGGGTGCAGGTAGCCTCAACTACATGGATGGTGTACTTCCTTCGCCTCCGCCACATCAATGACCACGTACCGGAGCTCGACCATTATGACCCACATACCAGAGAGCAGCGGAAATATCTGGTAAGGAAACAcatattctgtatatatatatatattgtgggttCTCATTCTGGGGAACCTAAGTCGTTGGGTAAAGGGACCTTGTTAAGCTTATCAGGCTTCCTGGTACCGACAATGCAAAAACATTAAAAACTAGTAAATAACTTTAATGTATATCAAATAATAAAGTACAGGTAATTCTTGTAATTATACAAAATACACTAAATATTGGAATGAAATTTATATTGCTAAGCATACTTTACAGTGAGGAAAGATGCATTATAATCACTGTATATTTGATCCTTACACAACTCAACATTACCTCCTACCATAGATCAAATAATGTTCCAAATTAAAGTGTTGTAATTGGTCCATTATTCGTTTTTTACTTCAGAAAACTGCAGTATCTTGTGATTGTTTTCATTAATAGTTGTCACTTCTGGGGGTAGTCTAAAagtttgtttttttgtttattattattttctaccacagacgtggccacacatttacaatgctaaccagcatatatacattttcttctgtcctccatggacagggtgaaagatttgtcaaacatacagttcagagatttattgaacaaccacagaaggtgatcgtagtgcttttaaaagtAACAGGACAATATACACTCTCAGCCACGCTATGGAGGCGGTCATCGACGCGTGTTTAAGGAGTACATTGAACCCAAGGAGAGTCAAGAGAAAAAACATGTCTTCCAAGACGCTATACGCTTCATCGTCGTCCGCCATCCATTCGCCAGGTACGttcttgtttgttattgttgtgtgactattatttgtgttattttgTTATCTAAATGTGTTCTTCATGTtgtgtttttttaatgttgcttctTTTAATTCACCTCTTATCACAtatctgttgttgttttagattcagctactgggaacaaaagttccaagtagcacgggctatggtgaacccataGTTCACACATCCATTGTTCTAACCTTATTCGTTAATGATTCACCTTATCTGTTTTTTTTTCACACTATCCACTCTTCCTGTTTCCTatcggcatttttttttttacttatttgTCAATGGTCATTGTTCTCTATCTTATTTCCAAATGTTCACCATTCTTATCCCTCCTCATTTGTTATTATATCTTCTCGCCTtcctcctgattttccttttggcCTTAATGCACTGTTTTCATTCTCTTAATTTTCGTCCCTTTCATGGTTTTTAATCTTCCATATTTCTCATTCACTCGTATCTTCTTAGCCCACCTACTTGGGCTGGATggaagagcgacggtttcgcttcatgcaggtcggcctagggaggttaggttaggttagtttagtttgtaaaAGAAGCATAAGTAAAAAATAGCTttctggtttgtccaactcaatagttcagatttctactttctaatttcgttgtacgttggtatatatactatggtcctcatcgttactataatataagtactaccaaaacaggaggattgaTTGGACATTTGGGGTACCCCCAGGGTCGGTCCTAGGACAGTCAAAATTTAATCAAGTCCGATGAATGCTAGGCTAATTCTCCCATCCCCCCTTCCAAAATGTTGACAGATATGGTAATTTAAGTCACTGAGAAACAATGTCGACGACCTATAATTATTTTAAGGTTTCCTTGTGTATATTTTATCATAGATATTTATATCGCAGGAACTCAAATATGTACTAATACTAGATTGTGGCCAtaggttattgtctgcattcagagACAAGATTGAGCGGGAGGAGCCTCGTCCCTTCACACCCTACTTCAAGGATCTCCAACAAGCTATTATAAGCAAGTATCGTCCAAGAGACAGCAACATTACCTTAGCCACACCCACGTTCTCAGAGTTTGTGTACTACATTATTGACACCACCAAGAACTTCAAGACTGCTAAGGATTGGGACACAAATGTGAGTTATTCAGACGTGTTTTTGAATGTCTTAATATCTTAGAAATTGatataagtaaaatacaaaataaattgaCCAACTCAACCATACAGTGAACACAGAAAGTGTGTGAATTACCTACACTTGACAAACAAATGTAGTATtacaggtgtgtatatatattcctCATCTtccagggatatatatatatatatatatatatatatatatatatatatatatatatatatatatatatatatataatatatatatatatatatatataatatatatatatatatatatatatatatatatatatatatatatatatataatatatatatatatatatatatatatatatatatattatatatattatatatatatatatatatatatatatatattatatatattatatatatatatatatatatatatatatatatatatatatatatatatatatatataatatgaacaaTTGTCTTTTCCCAGGTAGTGTGCTGGACTCCGTATTGGGTGCAGTGTGGCGTATGTGCTTCAGACTACCAAGTTATTGTCAAATTGGAGACGATGGCTACCGATGAGCAGTTTCTGGCACACATTGCCAACTTGAAGGAGATTCAGAATGTTTACGAGTGGAGAAATTTGAGGAATTCACCAGCCGAATCATCTGCAACACGCTCTAAATACTACAGAAGCTTAACCAAGAGACAAATTTGGTTGCTCTACCAACGATACAAATTGGATTTCGATCTCTTTGGGTATTCAGTTGACGAATATTTGGACCGCTGAGTTTAAAATTTTGACTCAGTGCTTGAAATATCAAATACAATATACTGTATAGTCTAGTGCCAAAGTAAAGGAATTTTGGGCATACTGGCATGGCGAATACATTTCTAAATTCTACTTCAGGAGAAAGGGTTGGTTATCAAGCCCCAGCGACCAGCGCTGTTATGAAATTCGAAGCCCAATCCTTCTCAGAATTAAGGTTTGAAAGCGTATAACTGTAGTACCAGCTTTGTTGTGGAACTTTAATTCGtagtacagttgattgattgatgaagattaagccacccaaaaggtggcacgggcatgaatagcccgtaagtggtggcccttttgagccattaccagtatcaagagctgatactggagctctgtggaggtgcgactgcaacctgcgtgacaggagatgtctcccgtggtagtACAGTTAAAACTGCGAAGGGCGGTTGAATGTGTAagtaataagtaattatcaaaagaaactgCCAAGCAAATAGAGATTATAAATACATGTGATGAGCGGTGTTCATTAAAGGAATCAGAAGCTGAGGACTGTATGGAGGGTGTTAAGTGTTATAGTGAGGTTGATTTAAACTTCTTTGCTCTTACATTtagttatattattaatatagtttattttttcataCAAGAGCGTGTTTCTTTAACCTTACTGACTTCATTCAAGTGGAGAGTTTCCACCGTCATAGCAGAGTTTGCCCAGTGAAttgtttctgggcctgtacccgggccctttctgggcctgtacccgggccttttctgggcctgtacccgggccctttctgggcctgtacccgggccctttctgggcctgtacccgggacctttctgggcctgtacccgggcccgggtacaggcccagaaagcctGTTATCAACAAACTTGtaataaagtgcccttatcctaacctaccagagaacccaaagcagaaaacggaacagtatgtcaatttcgtgagccgctaccattttctagtacgacaattcttGGCCTCCTGAGAAGATTGAAGATATGCTAGACGtacaatcagtgaacactgtatgaacattagaggtccacggctgatcaatatcctcccagcaaatataataaatattgtCGTAAGAAAGGGAACTTCTTTAAGAAAAATATAGAGGTTACCATCTAGGTTTTCTTATCTTATgtctacgggccgctccaagcaatagtcTGCTGGACCAAACTCATAAATCACCATAAATAACAAGTCCTTAAtcgtaattttccccggaatacgacccgccaaatcgtgtaacaaccaggtactcattttactgttgggtaaacagaggctacagttagggaCTGACGCCCAGTAAATATTCCCcttgccaggatacgaacccaggacaaatcgCTTGCGAAACGCCAAGTGTGTGTCTTACCACTATACCACGGGGACTGCTAATTTTACAGCCATTTGATCAGTTTGCAAACGCCAGTGTTGTTCTCTAACAGTTTGAAACCCAAATAATAAAAATACTGGGCTGTATAGCATATCACAGCTGCTTCAGCTTGAATAAGAATGCTTATTAATGTATGCCTCAAAACATTAAATATTGTGGGGCCGAGAACGCCACCTTGGGGTATACCCACGAGAATCTCCGTTTTctgttgtgaaagagaaaactggtggTGGCGAGGATACGAATCACTTACAGAAGACGGATCGCATACGGGGACTATTCGATTCGTACATAAACGTTTTGGATACTGTCAgttcggtacacacacacaagggaagggaagggaactatcagggggggaaagcgccaagccattacgactatatagcacttggaagggatcaggataaggatgtgggatgggacgggagggggggAAAGACAGTTCATTTGCTGAAAATTTTGTATACACGAACCCTTTCGTATCTACATATGAGCTGGCTTGTGTTCGCTGCTGTTCTCGTCTTCCAAGTCAAAAATGACCAATAGCGAGGCAATAGACGTTGATAATAAGTTAAGAATTTGAATAAAATAGTCACATTATCTTATAATTTGTGAGTGTCTTCAAATAATATGTAAGTTATGTTCTTTAATTTGTCTTTATTCAATTTAATGAATAAAAAAGTTTTCCTCCCTTAACATCTTTATGTTATGGTTATCATATCAAAATATCTACATTAAAATCAGTGTTTATATAACGGAGGTTGACTTGTATTTATTCCACATGGTTTGTACCACTTTATTTGTTAGTTTTGTTCATTTATTTTGGCTGAATTGAAATAAATTGATCTACATTTCTATTTATATCAGATAAGAGAATTTAATGGCATAATTTACCCATTTTATGTAAcaacttttatatctcatatttTTAATTAtcatagttagtttagttcatttattatgcaccccatacccatcctgtgggcggtagtggaaagggttacagaggcacataatgggctcagggactgaaccccacatttcatttagctaagcaagttacaatcttgatgagctagttacaaaattaattATCATAGTAATCGAAAAATTCATATTTTGTATATCAAGAGATTAAACAGAAAGTCATAAGCTAGATCTGTGTACTGAACGATCCTGTAATAAGGAGGCGGAGCTTTAGCAAATactttcctgtgattggctgttggaaGGAATGTCAACACACTTTATGTGAATAAAATGCAAAGTAAGAAATACGTCCTTCTGCACGACAACCTCTTTGTTCTATACCTGACAGAGATCTCCAACTAACTGAACAATTTAGTCTAATAAGAGGGCGGAGTATCATATCATCTGTTATTCCTGTGAGGCAACcctcactgatgacgtcacaagttaggtagccaggccAGTTTTCTGTAACACTTGTTATATCTTacaatatttaattatcactttatttACACTTTTAAATAATTAACACCACTTTttgggtagattaaagttgaagcagaatgtcataagcagggCTGGCgggctgaataaagatgatttattaagtggctggagcctttagctgatcccttcctgtgattggctgttgtggtgaatgtcaacaaagaatatctaccaataATATGCAAGCTCAGGAATTGTTGCttcagcacaacaacccgccgccttatgggttgctgttcagCTATTGTTAGTGCATGGGCGACGCactagatggcgttagttgtattttgtgtgGTGGCGTGTTaatagtgtaatttgatgtcaacagatggcataagctgtatcttatggctactATTGATTGATGGTGTTcttttctgccgacagatggcattagctgaattattattattacttccggATTACcgttaaacactgatctacaaatcccgaAGCTTATGATTAGGTTTTATGaagttctgcagttacctttttgttttgttgaggatatcatcatataatgCATCCAAGACTTGTAAGTGTACTCTATATGCTAATATCATTAGCTAGCTAGCTAGCTCTTGTCTCAAACTGTGTAATCCTTAACAAAATTGTTAGTGAaagtataatattattatacatagtatagtatagtatagtatagtatagtatagtatagtatagtatagtatagtatagtataaagtataatatatatataatattgtaataaagtataatattaataatctctctcactctctcacgcaTTTTGGTTAAGAGGAATCCTCAACGTATGTTTGCTTACACTTGTTTAGGAGTGATTAGGTTAGCACTGAAAGATTTTGTAAACACTGTAGACTACCTAACAGgggatatgtgtatatagggcgtGCTTAATTTCTGTTTGTGTGTaaagaatatatatacacaccaagaGGCATAGACTACCCACcaattctcggtgtatatacatctTGTATTAATTACTCTTGAAGAAGTCGGTGACCGTTTTTATCCATATTGctaaggttagtttaggttaggtacaaGTTAGAAAGTCAGGTTAAGAGTAAATTAGAAAAATAATTCTAGAGCTAAGTTGACTTATACCAGAATACTTGAGGGCCATGGGGCTGCAAACCAGACATATCAGTGCTGATCTCATCGTAACTTTTAAAAaactgaacaatttggaagatATTAAGCCAGAtaacttcttcaaaaggtcagctgTAACACAAACAAGCAGGAACGATTTCAAGCTCAACACGCCACAATCATGTAGGACATAAAGTAGCAGATTCTTTTTCACCCACAAGGTTATAAACccctggaaccgcctacccgccaaggCTGTAAATGCCAAAATACTTCTGAATGCCAAAATCCAGCTAAATAACATTATCGGGACtaatgggggacctttgacaagccgccggctttctgtcctcgtccgaGGCTATTAATGGCTACTAGGGAAATTCAGGTAAACTTAGGGAGCAAGTTATAAGGTAAGTTAGTAAATTTTGGTTAAGAACGCTTTAGGTTAAATTACTAAACAAATTTAAAGCAAGTTATGTTAAATTTGTGACCTATTGTTAGGAACAAGCTATAAaagggttaagttaggttaggggaCAAGCTTGAAGGCTAGGCTAAGAGCAAGTTTGAAGGGTAGGATTTGAGCAAGTTAGGTTGAGTTAGCGAACTTGGGTTAAGAGCAATTAGAAGTTTATACTAATGAGCTAGATTTAGAAACGTTATAAAGTTGGGATAGGTTAGGAGCAAGTTAGAATGTTAGGCTAAGAACAAGTTAGAAAGTTAAGTTAGCATACTTAATTCAAAAGCAGTTATATTAATGGTTTGGGGTTAGGAACAGGTTattaaaaggttaggttaggagcaAGTAAGAAGGTTAAACTAGTATACTGTACTTATGTTATGGGCAAGTTAGACGGTTAAGTTAGCAAGCTTAGGTTAAGAGCAACTTAGAAAATTGAGTTAGTAAGCCCGAGTTAGGAATAAGTTAAAAGGTTATGATAATAAGCTCTGTTTGGAGCAAGTCactgttaagttaggtttggagaAAGTTAGAAAGTTGAACTAGATTAAAAGAACGGAAGGttacaatttttttatttataaggcTATGTTAGAttgggaaaaagttaggttaggaaacGTTTTAAGGTTAGGGTAGAAGATGGTTAGTAAAGTACAAATTATGAGGCTAATTTAGGTTGGTTTAAGTTTATAGCAAACTCTATTTAGTTAGGCATTATCTAGAAGAGCATTGTCAGGCAAGGAGGAAATTAGAAAGCTAGGATATATTTGGTTAGCTAGATTGAAGACTAGATTAGGAATAGGTTATACATTTTAATTTtgattaagttagattaggttaagagcCAGTTCGAAGGCAAGGTTAATTTACTTTATATTAGGTTAGGAACAACTTATAAGGTTAATTTGGGTTTGAACAcagtaaattaaattaaattaattaatttatttatttattcaggaaaagtacatacataaaggatgagttacaaacataatgttggctttatagagagctagtacatacaaaacctaaagccactaatacacatagcgtttttggcaaggtgtgggggaaaaacacttatactaaaacttaatagtaactgggattaaagtataaattgtgttgaaaaaaaaataaaaaaaatgggggggggggacatgacagaaatcagcaattgtacaagttggtcaacaaacagcattgttttaaataggaagacatgggttgacatttagggggggggggtaagttaggttacacggagttaattaggtagtacttaattttacttttaaactggttgagagaggtacagcctttgacatgattggggaggtcattccacattctgggtcccttgatttgtagagtatttctagtttggttaagtcgcacttttggaatatcaaataggtatttgtttctgatgtgatgcccatgggttctattacaaccttctaggaagcttttaaggtcaggattggcattgcagttcagagttttaaatatactgagtacacatgagaggatgtgcagtgacttaatatctaacatattcaaagatttgagtaagggtaccgagtgctgtctggggccagagttagatactgttctaatagcagctttgtgttgagtattggaggacgtaaatgattttgtgtagtaaaactccaagcacaaataccataattgagataatgagagtgtaatagagcgtcaccagggcagggcgagatacataatatctgatcttagaaagaatgccagagAGAAAGATGCCGAGACCAGTGAAGGGAAATATGGTGAATAAAGGTATGTGATATCGCGGCTCTTCGATAATTTAGACACCCACCACAGTCGCATTGAAAATTTAACGTGACAATAAGAATTAAATGAATAACAAAGAAATGCGAATTACGCCTTTATAAAGGAAAATGTTACCAATGACCTTGGGGTCGTCATCATCACGGACTTTCTTTGCATAAAACCATTGtccttttgtttttatttaattAACTAGACCTGCAGTTTGCTGTGTCTAAAAATTGATATTGAGGCTGACTTGAGTTTCAGTTTAAAGAAAGCATGGCGCTGTTCCTGAAGCCTATTTCGGCAGAAACGTCAATGCGCATTatagatttgaagtttaaatcagtGTATAAGATGTGTAGTGTGTTTAGTCATCCTCGTCATTAAATGTTAaagatgttttttttttcaagctGGCTTTACTGTGTAAGAATTTTGTAGAAAGgtttgtgtatagtgtatgttgTATTAGCGACACCACATACGTCTGGCAGGGGAAGACATAACCGGTGCTGTGGTGGCGGGCGACGTCCAGAACCATCATATATTTGGCACACACGAGACTCATTGCCACCATGTTTTCCTGGATACACAAGGACGAGGTGATTAAGATGGTAGACATGTACGAGGCTGTAATGggcaggctgaagaaagtgtacaAGACGAAGGTGTTCCCGCTGGAGTCGAACTACCAGTTCCACGACTTCCACTCCCCCGCCCTCGATGATCCAGACTTTGATGCCAAGCCCATGATCCTGCTGGTGGGGCAATACTCGACCGGTAAGACCACTTTCATCCGCTACCTCTTGGAGAGGGACTTCCCAGGCATCAGGATTGGACCCGAGCCCACCACAGATGGCTTCATTGCTGTCATGTACGGAGACACAGATGGCACCATCCCGGGGAACGCCTTAGTGGTGGACCCCAAGAAGCCCTTCAGACCTCTCTCCAAGTTTGGAAATGCTTTCCTCAACCGGTTCCAGTGCTCACAAGTGAACTCTACGGTGCTGAAGGGATTGTCTGTCATTGACACGCCCGGCATCCTCTCTGGGGAGAAGCAACGGGTGGACCGAGGTTACGAGTTTACAGGTGTCTTAGAGTGGTTCGCTGAGCGGGTAGACAGAATTATTCTTCTCTTTGATGCGCACAAACTGGATATCAGTGATGAGTTCAGGGAGTTCATTCAATCGCTCCACGGCTATGACGACAAAATTCGTCTTATCCTTAACAAGGCAGACCTGGTCGATCGTCAGCAGTTGATGAAAGTGCTATGTTCTCTCATGTGGTCTTTGGGGCAGGAGTTCTCAATATCACAGGTGCCAAGGGTGTACATAGGAACTTACTGGGACCAGCCGCTCCATTCCGATGCCAACCGAAGGTAAGATATTGGCCACAGTTTTGACACAAGAGTTTGGTGccttgttttgataattacttacttcttgaggttatcttgagatgatttcggggctcagtgtccccgcggcccggtcctcgaccaggcctccacccccaggaagcagcccgtgagagctgactaactcccaggtgcatATTTACTTTGACACAAGAACATTACAAGAACATAACAACATTAGTTATCTACATCATTGGTTTTATTTTGTGATCAGAAGCGTAAAATGCAattattttatataattgtgTTCTATGTATTGTTATAAGCAGCTGTGGTAGGTTTAAATCATCGGGAAGGCAACATTAACGCTGTAATGCCTCTGTTTATCTTACTGACATTCATTCAGCACGTCTTCTCAAATATAATTATTAACTCTTCATGAAAACTTAAGGAAAGTACGATAAATATGCAATGGAAGAAGAATCACCAGCGCGACCTTTCACTTGTAAAATTAAAAATACGCTTCTTATTCTCACATTCTCACTAAGAACACTTCCAGAAAAAAATAGGCCTGTTTTGCCTTTCTTTTGagcataaaataaaataaaaatcaaCAGTTATAGACGATATTCTCACAATTAAAAGCTGACAAAGTTAATGTTAAAATTTAAGACAGTCTATCAATATCACATTCTATTTCATTTCTATCTTGAGATTTCAGTAACAAAGGGCAATTTCAGCCATACAAAAGAAATCTGGCAAGTTTTGTTGTATACCAATTTTGTATATAATACAGTTTTGCATTACTTAATTGTGTTGTTTTCAGGTTGTTTGAAGCCGAGGAGCAAGATTTGTTCTCAGACTTAGTATCTCTGTCTCGCGATTCTGCTCTAAGGAAGCTCCAGAAAGTCATTAGACGCGCCCGGCTCGCTAAGGTGAATGAGGctgtcacacatacacacataatcTCATGAATTTGACATATATTCAAactaagttgttgttgttttagattcagctacttagaacaaaaagttgcaagtagcacagggctatggtgagtccgtagtggatttatctggcacaggagcggggctgtcttcaaaccacatcacttatatatatatccacctgcGAGATCTGTATCTCTTAATTATAACCACTTAGTTGGTATTTACTAAACAA
This genomic window contains:
- the LOC123771838 gene encoding EH domain-containing protein 3, which translates into the protein MFSWIHKDEVIKMVDMYEAVMGRLKKVYKTKVFPLESNYQFHDFHSPALDDPDFDAKPMILLVGQYSTGKTTFIRYLLERDFPGIRIGPEPTTDGFIAVMYGDTDGTIPGNALVVDPKKPFRPLSKFGNAFLNRFQCSQVNSTVLKGLSVIDTPGILSGEKQRVDRGYEFTGVLEWFAERVDRIILLFDAHKLDISDEFREFIQSLHGYDDKIRLILNKADLVDRQQLMKVLCSLMWSLGQEFSISQVPRVYIGTYWDQPLHSDANRRLFEAEEQDLFSDLVSLSRDSALRKLQKVIRRARLAKVHAYLVSELRNLMPSLLFKETAKKKLIMQLNEVYDKLRKTHKFAPDDFPHLEEMQEQLQQHDFTLFSKLNLKDVEAVNKMIVEDIPVLVAETFLADMNTAKEDILADDGAYGGVRNITLMKKVKPGDKDNYNCSKLINSLPFSNGKISIAAAKNEMHKPELPNCVLDKVWATCDIDKDGMLNADELIIAVRVFSILVPEYAKKSHPSQ